A DNA window from Gorilla gorilla gorilla isolate KB3781 chromosome 19, NHGRI_mGorGor1-v2.1_pri, whole genome shotgun sequence contains the following coding sequences:
- the BTF3 gene encoding transcription factor BTF3 isoform X2 has product MKETIMNQEKLAKLQAQVRIGGKGTARRKKKVVHRTATADDKKLQFSLKKLGVNNISGIEEVNMFTNQGTVIHFNNPKVQASLAANTFTITGHAETKQLTEMLPSILNQLGADSLTSLRRLAEALPKQSVDGKAPLATGEDDDDEVPDLVENFDEASKNEAN; this is encoded by the exons atGAAAGAAACAATCATGAACCAGGAAAAACTCGCCAAACTGCAGGCACAAGTGCGCATTGGTGGGAAA GGAACTGCTCGCAGAAAGAAGAAGGTGGTTCATAGAACAGCCACAGCAGATGACAAAAAACTTCAGTTCTCCTTAAAGAAGTTAGGGGTAAACAATATCTCTGGTATTGAAGAG gTGAATATGTTTACAAACCAAGGAACAGTGATCCACTTTAACAACCCTAAAGTTCAGGCATCTCTGGCAGCGAACACTTTCACCATTACAGGCCATGCTGAGACGAAGCAGCTGACAGAAATGCTACCCAGCATCTTAAACCAGCTTGGTGCGGATAGTCTGACTAGTTTAAGGAGACTGGCCGAAGCTCTGCCCAAACAAT CTGTGGATGGAAAAGCACCACTTGCTACTggagaggatgatgatgatgaagttcCAG aTCTTGTGGAGAATTTTGATGAGGCTTCCAAGAATGAGGCAAACTGA
- the LOC101132182 gene encoding FUN14 domain-containing protein 2-like — MGMETSATRAGSQVVATTARHSAAYHADPLRVSSRDKLTEMAASSQGNIEGNFESLDLTKFAKKQPWWRKLFGQESGPSAEKYSMATQLFIGGVTGWCTGFIFQKVGKLAATAVGGGFSLLQLANHTGYIKVDWQRVEKDMKKAKEPLKIRKSNQIPTEVRSKAEEVVSFVKKNVLVTGGFFGGFLLGMAS; from the coding sequence ATGGGAATGGAAACATCTGCCACACGTGCCGGAAGCCAAGTGGTGGCGACAACTGCGCGCCACTCCGCGGCCTACCACGCAGATCCTCTACGTGTGTCCTCGCGAGACAAGCTCACCGAAATGGCCGCGTCCAGTCAAGGAAACATTGAGGGAAATTTTGAGTCACTGGACCTTACGAAATTTGCTAAGAAGCAGCCATGGTGGCGTAAGCTGTTCGGGCAGGAATCTGGACCTTCAGCAGAAAAGTATAGCATGGCAACCCAGCTGTTCATTGGAGGTGTCACTGGATGGTGCACGGGTTTCATATTCCAGAAGGTTGGAAAGTTGGCTGCAACAGCTGTGGGAGGTGGATTTTCTCTCCTTCAGCTTGCAAACCATACTGGGTATATCAAAGTTGACTGGCAACGAGTGGAGAAGGACATGAAGAAAGCCAAAGAGCCGCTGAAGATCCGTAAGAGCAATCAGATACCTACTGAGGTCAGGAGCAAAGCTGAGGAGGTGGTGTCATTTGTGAAGAAGAATGTTCTAGTGACTGGGGGATTTTTCGGAGGCTTTCTGCTTGGCATGGCATCCTAA
- the BTF3 gene encoding transcription factor BTF3 isoform X1, with protein sequence MRRTGAPAQADSRGRGRARGGCPGGEATLSQPPPRGGTRGQEPQMKETIMNQEKLAKLQAQVRIGGKGTARRKKKVVHRTATADDKKLQFSLKKLGVNNISGIEEVNMFTNQGTVIHFNNPKVQASLAANTFTITGHAETKQLTEMLPSILNQLGADSLTSLRRLAEALPKQSVDGKAPLATGEDDDDEVPDLVENFDEASKNEAN encoded by the exons ATGCGACGGACAGGCGCACCCGCTCAGGCTGACTCTCGGGGGCGAGGTCGAGCCAGGGGCGGCTGCCCTGGGGGCGAGGCGACGCTGtctcaacctccacctcgcggCGGAACCCGAGGACAGGAGCCTCAG atGAAAGAAACAATCATGAACCAGGAAAAACTCGCCAAACTGCAGGCACAAGTGCGCATTGGTGGGAAA GGAACTGCTCGCAGAAAGAAGAAGGTGGTTCATAGAACAGCCACAGCAGATGACAAAAAACTTCAGTTCTCCTTAAAGAAGTTAGGGGTAAACAATATCTCTGGTATTGAAGAG gTGAATATGTTTACAAACCAAGGAACAGTGATCCACTTTAACAACCCTAAAGTTCAGGCATCTCTGGCAGCGAACACTTTCACCATTACAGGCCATGCTGAGACGAAGCAGCTGACAGAAATGCTACCCAGCATCTTAAACCAGCTTGGTGCGGATAGTCTGACTAGTTTAAGGAGACTGGCCGAAGCTCTGCCCAAACAAT CTGTGGATGGAAAAGCACCACTTGCTACTggagaggatgatgatgatgaagttcCAG aTCTTGTGGAGAATTTTGATGAGGCTTCCAAGAATGAGGCAAACTGA